TAGGAATAATACATTTATTCTTTAATTCAATTATTAAATGCCAATAAGACAATCAAAATAGAAATTCAATAAGAATTCGGACTATTTTTTCAAGATTGTTTTGATTAAAAATTCCAATTGATCCAAATACAATTAGTACAATTGAAATTAGTGCTAATATTAGTGAAGGAAAGAACCTATTAAATATCAAATCTAAAATTTTATGATATTGAGAACTACTTTTTTGTTCAACATTCCCAATAATTGTGGTAATAGAAATAATTAAGCAAAATAAACCAATTACTATTAACGTAATTCCCGAATTTTTAATAAAATATTGTGCAATATTTTCCCCAAAGTTGAAATAACCTGCAAATATTAATAGTGAAATAAATAGCCCTACTAATATTATTGAAATTCCTTTTAACGTTGCTGCAAAACCAATGTATGTTTCAGTTTCCTTTCTATTGTATCTAGATTTTTCACGAAATATTTTATTTTTGATAGCTTCAATACCAATTAAAATTCCTGCAATTGATATCGATAAGGCACTGAATAGATTAAGAATGGGGTTAGAAAAATATTGACCAATAAAAAATAAAACAATTCCGGAAATGGCCGCTGTTAATATATATTTAGACAAATTCAATTTTTTCTTAACATTTAAAATATATTCTTATATAACACTAAATAACAATATTTATCTTAATCTCATTAACTGATTCTCAAGTTTTTCAATTTTAGGAAAAAGTATATTATTTTCTAAATGGATATGTTTTTTCAAGTCTTTATCAAATTCAATGATCAATCCATTTAATTCTGTTAAAACAATTTTATATGTATTAAGTAATGAATATTTTCTAATAATTTCTTTTATCTTGATTAGTGCATTGCTTGCACTCGCGTGTTCATTTTCAAGTGTAATCAGATTTTTTTTTATTGAACCATCTCTTCTAATTTTGGGTTTTTCATTAAATTTTTTACAACTCAAAAGATAATTTACATATGGGAATGAAATTGTTTCTTCTTTCTTCATGTGGTTTTCCATCTCTTTGGTTAGTTTTTGAAAAGTATTTTTAATATCAGAAATGAATTCATTCCCACTTGAATTCTCAAATTCATCAATTTTATTTTTAATTTTGTTTATTGATTCTCTTACAAAAGTATGATGATTTTGAATAATATAATTTGCTAATATTTGAATATCCCAGTCATTATAATTATCTACATAAAGATTTTTGTTATTAAATATTTCATTTAGTTCAGATTTTAACTGGGTTAATGATATTGCATTTTTAGCTGAAACATTTGCCAATGAAATATTTCCATTAAATAAATAATCAATATTATATTTATCTAAAACAGAGGCTGTATTAAAATTTTTTATTACAATTTCTTTAATTGTCATTTTTTCATCTAAATCATTTTTTACTTGCATTTTGTTTCCAAATATTTTTTTAATGGAGTTATCTATAT
The nucleotide sequence above comes from Ignavibacteriota bacterium. Encoded proteins:
- a CDS encoding DUF542 domain-containing protein, whose amino-acid sequence is MQVKNDLDEKMTIKEIVIKNFNTASVLDKYNIDYLFNGNISLANVSAKNAISLTQLKSELNEIFNNKNLYVDNYNDWDIQILANYIIQNHHTFVRESINKIKNKIDEFENSSGNEFISDIKNTFQKLTKEMENHMKKEETISFPYVNYLLSCKKFNEKPKIRRDGSIKKNLITLENEHASASNALIKIKEIIRKYSLLNTYKIVLTELNGLIIEFDKDLKKHIHLENNILFPKIEKLENQLMRLR